In Pleurocapsa sp. PCC 7319, the following are encoded in one genomic region:
- a CDS encoding diguanylate cyclase domain-containing protein has protein sequence MSTKHNEKLQESILIVDDLPDNIRLLSSLLSSHGYEVNSATDGEMALSIIKAKCPDLILLDIMLPMMDGYQVCRVLKSQEATQHIPIIFLSGLDSEFDKLEAFKVGGIDYITKPFFVEEVVFRVKAQLATMKQQQKFRQILGEEVAERQIAERELNRSRALLTGVLNSSLDGVAAFEAIRDRQGQITDFRWLIANPVAAMTVGGTTESLKGKRLFVEESPGHLFDGLFNLFVQVVETCTVLEQEYYYKSSSLTAWFQIVAVKLGDGFAMTFRDISDRKQIEITLKKANLRLTYQANIDSLTQIANRRRFDEYFTQEWSRCARDQEYLSLILCDVDYFKAYNDTYGHQAGDNCLYEVAQAIERAVKRPADIAFRYGGEEFAVILPHTKGQGAITVAEEIQEQIQDLQILHHSSQVDQIISLSLGVSSIIPDTSSSPHTLISAADNALYDAKLKGRNCIIYKPVKSGHC, from the coding sequence ATGAGCACAAAGCATAACGAAAAGCTACAAGAATCTATACTAATAGTGGATGATTTGCCAGACAATATTAGACTTTTATCATCTTTGCTCAGTAGTCACGGATATGAAGTCAATTCGGCTACTGACGGCGAAATGGCTTTATCTATTATTAAGGCGAAATGTCCAGACTTAATCTTGCTAGATATCATGCTGCCAATGATGGATGGCTATCAAGTTTGTCGTGTCTTAAAGTCTCAAGAAGCAACTCAACATATACCAATTATCTTTCTAAGTGGTTTAGACTCAGAATTTGATAAGTTAGAGGCTTTTAAAGTCGGCGGAATCGACTATATTACAAAGCCTTTTTTTGTCGAAGAAGTAGTTTTTCGGGTAAAAGCACAATTAGCTACTATGAAACAGCAACAAAAATTTAGACAGATACTTGGAGAAGAAGTTGCAGAAAGACAAATTGCAGAAAGAGAATTAAACAGATCTCGTGCTTTGTTGACAGGGGTACTTAATAGTTCTTTGGATGGAGTAGCTGCTTTTGAAGCAATTCGCGATCGCCAGGGTCAAATTACCGATTTTCGTTGGTTAATTGCTAATCCCGTAGCAGCAATGACTGTAGGGGGCACAACTGAAAGTCTTAAAGGAAAAAGATTGTTTGTCGAGGAATCTCCTGGTCATTTATTTGATGGACTATTTAACTTATTTGTCCAGGTAGTAGAAACTTGTACTGTATTAGAACAAGAGTATTATTATAAATCTTCATCCTTAACTGCTTGGTTTCAGATCGTTGCCGTAAAATTAGGAGATGGTTTTGCGATGACTTTTAGAGATATCAGCGATCGCAAGCAAATAGAAATCACTCTTAAAAAAGCCAATTTACGGTTAACTTACCAAGCCAACATTGATAGTCTGACTCAAATAGCTAATCGCCGTCGTTTTGATGAATATTTTACTCAAGAATGGTCACGATGCGCTCGCGACCAAGAATATTTATCATTAATTCTTTGTGATGTAGACTATTTCAAAGCTTACAATGATACCTATGGACACCAAGCAGGAGATAATTGTCTTTACGAAGTTGCTCAAGCGATAGAACGAGCTGTCAAACGCCCTGCTGATATTGCGTTTCGCTATGGTGGAGAAGAATTTGCTGTCATTTTGCCACATACGAAAGGACAAGGTGCAATTACAGTAGCCGAAGAAATTCAAGAACAAATTCAAGACCTGCAGATACTTCATCATTCATCTCAAGTAGATCAGATTATCAGTCTAAGCTTAGGAGTTTCTAGCATTATTCCTGATACTAGCTCGTCGCCTCATACTTTAATTTCAGCTGCTGACAATGCTTTATATGATGCCAAACTTAAAGGTCGTAACTGTATTATTTATAAACCAGTAAAATCTGGACATTGTTAG